From a region of the Calliphora vicina chromosome 4, idCalVici1.1, whole genome shotgun sequence genome:
- the LOC135958218 gene encoding tether containing UBX domain for GLUT4, giving the protein MDSKVTVLTPNGRRQIVKVTPNTTIMQILEEACKKHGFSSDEYILRHHNKEVSLSQMFRFSGLPNNCLLEMSQTDKKRVPMPVDICVQTEDGTRKQAQFVPGDNLWHVLKQLQGEGELQKFESPVILYMRQEILGEQLLSKTTLKSLGIMEGRALLRLVDKQPEELKSQAMVYKPPAPKVVSTCDMEDDKPRTSKSIVPGGSGFAITKDLVQSLKKSSANETKESTTTENNEAASNVETPEPEKPKYDWGSAPGRSMRTSELEMEVDEIENLEPEIEPEYHILGERNAIIYSLDSAQSQIEDLPDSFYDLTVNDLKLVLRDLKKIAAGNEDAPLLTEKLRELEDNNTMLRKIAQYKNCVIRIQFPDRHVIQGMFKPIDKISDVKEFTKIYLEEPEKPFYLFTIPPKTKLDLDKTLLELDFVPNALVHYSLEDETDNTDKFINPQFLNKLTPAEGAFYVASKLRKQQHDKHSHNQVALDVPNPSTGAIPKRPRNDDLNNK; this is encoded by the exons ATGGATTCTAAAGTTACTGTTCTTACACCAAATGGGAGAAGACAAATCGTTAAAGTTACTCCTAATACCACAATAATGCAAATACTGGAGGAGGCCTGTAAAAAACATGGTTTCTCAAGCGATGAGTACATTCTGAGACATCACAACAAGGAGGTGTCCTTATCGCAAATGTTTCGCTTTAGTGGCTTACCCAATAATTGTTTGTTGGAAATGTCACAAACGGATAAAAAACGTGTTCCTATGCCAGTTGATATATGTGTACAAACTGAAGATGGTACACGTAAACAAGCACAGTTTGTGCCGGGTGACAATTTATGGCATGTTCTTAAACAGCTGCAGGGAGAAGGAGAATTACAGAAATTTGAAAGCCCAGTAATACTTTATATGCGTCAAGAAATTTTGGGTGAACAATTGTTGTCGAAAACCACTTTAAAATCGTTGGGCATAATGGAAGGTAGAGCCCTGTTGCGCTTGGTGGATAAACAGCCAGAGGAATTAAAATC gcaAGCTATGGTTTATAAACCACCAGCACCTAAAGTTGTATCAACATGTGACATGGAAGACGACAAACCAAGAACTTCAAAAAGTATAGTGCCAGGAGGTAGTGGTTTTGCCATAACCAAGGACTTGGTACAATCTCTTAAAAAGTCGTCAGCAAATGAAACAAAAGAGTCCACAACAACTGAAAACAATGAGGCAGCAAGCAATGTTGAAACTCCAGAACCggaaaaaccaaaatatgattGGGGCTCGGCACCAGGTCGTTCGATGCGTACATCGGAATTAGAAATGGAAGTTGATGAAATAGAAAATCTAGAACCAGAAATCGAACCCGAATACCATATA CTTGGTGAACGTAATGCAATCATTTATTCCTTAGACTCGGCTCAAAGCCAAATAGAAGATTTACCAGATTCATTTTATGATTTAACGgttaatgatttaaaattagtattgcgcgatcttaaaaaaatagctGCAGGCAACGAAGATGCACCACTACTCACTGAAAAACTCAGGGAATTAGAAGATAATAATACAATGCTAAGGAAAATTGCTCAATacaaaaattgtgttatacgcATTCAATTTCCTGATCGCCATGTCATACAAGGAATGTTTAAACCAATCGATAAAATCTCAGATGTCAAAGAGTTTACTAAAATTTACTTGGAAGAACCTGAAAAGCCATTTTATCTGT TTACCATACCGCCTAAAACTAAATTAGATCTGGATAAAACTTTACTAGAACTGGATTTTGTACCAAATGCATTAGTACATTATTCTCTAGAGGATGAAACAGATAACACAGACAAGTTTATAAATCCACAGTTTCTTAACAAATTAACACCTGCCGAAGGAGCTTTTTATGTAGCAAGTAAACTAAG aaagcAACAACACGACAAACACTCACATAATCAAGTCGCATTAGATGTTCCAAATCCATCAACAGGTGCTATACCAAAGCGCCCTCGAAATgatgatttaaataataaataa
- the LOC135957367 gene encoding protein-L-isoaspartate(D-aspartate) O-methyltransferase-like isoform X1, translating into MNFCNKFQFTNKLSSHSLKLLRRFLKMSWRSVGVNNADLIEKLKECGIVATDSVAAAMTATDRKFYAPSNPYMDAPQGIGYGVTISAPHMHAFALEYLRDHLTPGCHVLDVGSGSGYLTACFYRYIEGQGENTNTKVVGIEHRPELVSISKTNLNNDDPQMLKSEKLVIVEGDGRKGWPEYSPYNAIHVGAAAPDKPTALIKQLAKGGRLIVPVGPDLGQQYMMQYDKDKDGNVSETRLVGVMYVPLTDLERH; encoded by the exons atgaatttttgcaataaattccAATTCACTAATAAACTTTCATCGCACAGTCTTAAATTATTACGCAGATTTCTTAAAATGTCTTGGCGTTCAGTTGGTGTAAATAATGCAGATCTAATAGAAAAATTGAAAG AATGTGGAATTGTTGCAACTGATAGCGTAGCTGCGGCAATGACGGCTACGGATCGTAAATTTTATGCACCTAGTAATCCATATATGGATGCACCACAAGGTATTGGCTATGGTGTAACTATTAGTGCACCACACATG CACGCTTTTGCTTTGGAATATTTAAGGGATCATTTGACACCAGGATGTCATGTTTTAGATGTGGGATCGGGTTCGGGCTATTTAACTGCTTGTTTTTATCGCTACATTGAGGGTCAAGGAGAAAATACTAATACAAAAGTGGTGGGTATAGAACATCGGCCAGAACTGGTTAGCATTAGCAAGACAAATCTGAACAATGATGATCCCCAAATGCTAAAGTCGGAAAAACTTGTTATTGTgg AGGGTGATGGAAGAAAAGGCTGGCCGGAATATTCTCCGTATAACGCTATACATGTTGGCGCTGCAGCTCCTGACAAGCCTACagctttaataaaacaattggcTAAAGGTGGACGTCTAATCGTACCAGTAGGTCCAGACCTTGGACAACAATATATGATGCAG TATGATAAAGACAAAGATGGAAATGTGAGTGAAACACGTTTGGTAGGCGTAATGTATGTTCCTTTGACTGATTTGGAGCGTCATTAA
- the LOC135956662 gene encoding protein-L-isoaspartate(D-aspartate) O-methyltransferase-like → MAWRSVGTNNTDLIRQLKEYRVIASDAVAEAMIATDRKFYSPRNPYMDAPQSIGHGVTISAPHMHAFALEYLRDHMKPGAHVLDVGSGSGYLTACFYRYLQAQGDNSNTRIVGIEHQPELVCLSKENLNNDDPQMLQSGKLIIVEGDGRKGLPEHAPYNAIHVGAAAPETPTALIEQLAKGGRLIVPVGPEGGEQYMMQYDKDEDGNVKNTRLMGVMYVPLTDLRRS, encoded by the exons ATGGCCTGGCGTTCGGTAGGAACTAACAATACAGACCTTATACGACAATTAAAAG AGTATAGGGTAATTGCGTCTGATGCAGTAGCAGAGGCCATGATAGCCACAGACAGAAAATTCTATTCACCTCGCAATCCTTATATGGATGCTCCTCAAAGTATTGGACATGGCGTTACCATAAGCGCACCACATATg CATGCTTTTGCTTTGGAATATTTAAGAGATCATATGAAACCAGGTGCCCATGTTTTAGATGTTGGCTCAGGTTCTGGATATTTAACAGCTTGTTTTTATCGTTACCTACAAGCTCAAGGCGATAATTCGAACACTAGAATAGTGGGTATTGAACATCAACCTGAATTGGTTTGCCTCAGCAAGGAAAATCTTAACAATGATGACCCTCAAATGTTGCAATCAGGAAAACTCATAATCGTAG AGGGTGATGGCCGTAAGGGTCTTCCAGAACATGCTCCATATAATGCTATACATGTGGGTGCCGCCGCTCCAGAAACTCCAACAGCTTTAATAGAACAGTTGGCTAAAGGTGGAAGATTAATAGTACCAGTAGGTCCAGAGGGCGGTGAACAATATATGATGCAG tatGACAAAGATGAAGACGGCAATGTGAAAAATACACGTTTAATGGGAGTTATGTACGTCCCATTGACTGATTTGCGACGCTCTTGA
- the LOC135957367 gene encoding protein-L-isoaspartate(D-aspartate) O-methyltransferase-like isoform X2 codes for MTATDRKFYAPSNPYMDAPQGIGYGVTISAPHMHAFALEYLRDHLTPGCHVLDVGSGSGYLTACFYRYIEGQGENTNTKVVGIEHRPELVSISKTNLNNDDPQMLKSEKLVIVEGDGRKGWPEYSPYNAIHVGAAAPDKPTALIKQLAKGGRLIVPVGPDLGQQYMMQYDKDKDGNVSETRLVGVMYVPLTDLERH; via the exons ATGACGGCTACGGATCGTAAATTTTATGCACCTAGTAATCCATATATGGATGCACCACAAGGTATTGGCTATGGTGTAACTATTAGTGCACCACACATG CACGCTTTTGCTTTGGAATATTTAAGGGATCATTTGACACCAGGATGTCATGTTTTAGATGTGGGATCGGGTTCGGGCTATTTAACTGCTTGTTTTTATCGCTACATTGAGGGTCAAGGAGAAAATACTAATACAAAAGTGGTGGGTATAGAACATCGGCCAGAACTGGTTAGCATTAGCAAGACAAATCTGAACAATGATGATCCCCAAATGCTAAAGTCGGAAAAACTTGTTATTGTgg AGGGTGATGGAAGAAAAGGCTGGCCGGAATATTCTCCGTATAACGCTATACATGTTGGCGCTGCAGCTCCTGACAAGCCTACagctttaataaaacaattggcTAAAGGTGGACGTCTAATCGTACCAGTAGGTCCAGACCTTGGACAACAATATATGATGCAG TATGATAAAGACAAAGATGGAAATGTGAGTGAAACACGTTTGGTAGGCGTAATGTATGTTCCTTTGACTGATTTGGAGCGTCATTAA